In Trichoderma atroviride chromosome 2, complete sequence, one DNA window encodes the following:
- a CDS encoding uncharacterized protein (EggNog:ENOG41), producing the protein MNPQTTRRPIQKVSTAVAQCAVEATAYGKCIVADYNDVTKDKCAREFLRLKDCYLAAMKKV; encoded by the exons ATGAATCCTCAAACCACCCGCCGCCCGATCCAGAAAGTCTCAACGGCCGTTGCTCAATGCGCTGTAGAG GCGACGGCATACGGGAAATGCATCGTAGCAGATTATAACGACGTGACCAAGGACAAGTGTGCTCGGGAATTTCTGAGATTAAAAGATTGCTATCTG GCAGCAATGAAAAAAGTGTAA
- a CDS encoding uncharacterized protein (EggNog:ENOG41), whose product MNPQTTRRPIQKVSTAVAQCAVEATAYGKCIVADYNDVTKDKCAREFLRLKDCYLVRYYPVFFTL is encoded by the exons ATGAATCCTCAAACCACCCGCCGCCCGATCCAGAAAGTCTCAACGGCCGTTGCTCAATGCGCTGTAGAG GCGACGGCATACGGGAAATGCATCGTAGCAGATTATAACGACGTGACCAAGGACAAGTGTGCTCGGGAATTTCTGAGATTAAAAGATTGCTATCTGGTTAGATATTATCCAGTCTTCTTCACcctatag
- a CDS encoding uncharacterized protein (BUSCO:EOG092D07ZA), whose translation MSIDFPKEEEIVLERWRSINAFHRQLELSAGRQPYTFYDGPPFATGLPHYGHLLASTIKDIIPRYWSMKGYHVERRFGWDTHGLPIEHEIDKKLGISGKAAVEKFGIAKYNEECRAIVMRYAAEWRTTIERLGRWIDFDNDYKTMDPKFMESLWWVFKQLHDKEQVYQGARVMPYSTVLTTALSNFEANQNYQDVTDPAVVVSFPLLDDPDTHLLAWTTTPWTLPMHLGLAAHPDFEYLKIKDGKSGKTYIILENLLGTLYKDPKKADFKKIGTVKGSEMLGWKYEPLFDYFYEEFKDVGFRVLNATYVTSDSGVGVVHQAPAFGEDDYNVAIENGIINENRPPPDPVNETGHFTDRVPEFAGMHVKEADKHIIKHLKKTGRLVVESQLRHSYPMCPRSDTPLIYRAVPSWFIRIPEIIPSMLKNIEDSHWVPSFVKERRFASWIQNARDWNVGRNRYWGTPIPLWVSDDMEERVCVGSIEELRELSGYTGDLSDIHRDKIDHITIPSKKGKGTLKRVTEVFDCWFESGSMPYASQHYPFENVEKFKNSFPGDFIAEGLDQTRGWFYTLLVLGTHLFGTSPFKNCVVNGIVLAEDGKKMSKRLKNYPDPGLVMQKFGSDALRLYLINSPVVRAEPLRFKESGVREVVQKVLLPLWNSYKFFEGQVALLKKVEGVDYMWNVGLETTNTNVMDKWILASCQSLLQFVNEEMKGYRLYTVVPRLLELIDNTTNWYIRFNRRRLKGENGLNDTLHALNALFDVLFTLCRGLAPFTPFLSDTIYQKLLPHIPKELQAEDPRSVHFLPFPEVKEELFDAEVERRVSRMQRVIELARVSRERRTIGLKTPLRTLVVIHHDNQYLEDIKSLESYITEELNVRDLVLSSDEAKYNVQYSVTADWPVLGKKLKKDMARVKKALPTLTSEQAQSYLNDKKILVDGIPLEEGDLVVRRSVKEDEASKKLEINTDGALLTILDSEIYPELAQEGLAREIVNRVQRLRKKAGLQPTDDVKMEYQVVSDPENLGLADVMVSQTATFEKVLRRPVEKREEGATGELIAEEEQEIQQAILLLRLVKL comes from the exons ATGTCTATCGATTTTcccaaggaagaggagattgTCCTCGAGCGATGGCGCTCCATCAACGCCTTCCATCGTCAG CTCGAATTGTCTGCTGGTCGCCAACCTTACACCTTTTATGACGGCCCTCCATTCGCTACAGGCCTTCCTCATTATGGCCATCTGCTGGCGTCCACcatcaaggacatcatcCCTCGATACTGGTCCATGAAGGGCTACCACGTCGAGCGAAGATTTGGATGGGATACCCATGGACTCCCTATTGAACATGAGATCGACAAGAAGCTGGGTATCTCCGGAAAAGCCGCTGTGGAGAAGTTTGGAATTGCAAAGTACAACGAGGAGTGCCGCGCCATTGTCATGCGCTACGCTGCGGAATGGAGGACTACGATTGAGCGCCTCGGACGTTGGATTGACTTTGACAATGATTACAAG ACCATGGACCCGAAATTCATGGAATCGCTGTGGTGGGTATTCAAGCAGCTCCACGACAAAGAGCAGGTGTATCAGGGTGCCCGAGTTATGCCTTACTCTACGGTGTTGACGACTGCCCTGAGTAACTTCGAAGCCAACCAAAATTACCAAGACGTTACGGATCCCGCGGTTGTCGTGTCATTCCCACTGCTAGATGACCCGGACACTCATCTCTTGGCATGGACAACCACCCCCTGGACACTGCCAATGCACCTTGGCCTGGCAGCGCATCCCGACTTTGAATatctcaagatcaaggaTGGCAAGTCTGGAAAGACCTACATCATCCTCGAGAATTTGCTCGGAACTCTGTACAAGGACCCCAAGAAGGCCGACTTCAAGAAAATTGGTACAGTCAAGGGATCGGAAATGCTCGGGTGGAAATATGAGCCATTGTTTGACTACTTCTATGAAGAATTCAAAGATGTTGGATTCAGAGTCCTGAATGCAACCTACGTCACCTCGGACAGCGGTGTGGGAGTTGTTCACCAAGCCCCAGCTTTCGGTGAGGACGATTACAATGTGGCTATAGAGAACGGCATCATCAACGAAAACCGCCCTCCTCCTGATCCGGTCAACGAAACTGGACACTTTACTGATCGGGTTCCCGAATTCGCTGGCATGCACGTCAAGGAGGCCGACAAGCACATTATCAAGCACCTCAAGAAGACCGGGCGATTGGTTGTTGAATCTCAACTTCGCCACTCTTACCCCATGTGCCCCCGTTCTGATACTCCCCTTATCTACAGAGCCGTGCCTTCCTGGTTCATTCGTATTCCAGAAATCATCCCAAGCATGCTTAAGAACATTGAAGACTCTCACTGGGTTCCATCATTTGTCAAGGAGCGTCGTTTTGCCAGCTGGATTCAAAATGCTAGAGATTGGAATGTTGGGAGAAACCGATACTGGGGAACTCCCATTCCGCTCTGGGTTTCCGATGATATGGAGGAGCGCGTCTGTGTGGGAAGCATCGAGGAACTTCGAGAGCTCAGTGGCTACACCGGAGACCTGTCCGATATTCACCGAGACAAGATTGACCACATCACTATTCCCAGCAAGAAGGGTAAGGGTACCCTGAAGCGTGTTACAGAGGTCTTTGACTGTTGGTTCGAGTCTGGCAGCATGCCCTATGCTAGCCAACACTATCCTTTTGAGAATGTTGAGAAATTCAAGAACTCGTTCCCTGGTGACTTCATTGCTGAGGGTCTAGATCAGACACGAGGCTGGTTCTATACTCTATTGGTTCTGGGAACACACTTGTTCGGTACTTCGCCTTTCAAGAACTGTGTGGTGAATGGTATCGTTCTGGCAGAGGACGGAAAGAAGATGTCAAAAAGACTGAAGAACTACCCAGACCCAGGTCTGGTGATGCAGAAGTTCGGATCGGATGCCCTGCGGCTCTACCTTATCAACTCCCCTGTCGTGCGAGCAGAGCCACTGCGATTCAAGGAGAGTGGAGTGAGAGAAGTTGTCCAAAAGGTACTTCTGCCACTTTGGAACAGCTACAAGTTCTTTGAAGGCCAAGTTGCACTTTTGAAGAAGGTTGAGGGCGTTGACTACATGTGGAACGTTGGATTGGAGACTACAAACACAAATGTGATGGACAAGTGGATCCTGGCCAGCTGCCAGAGTCTGCTGCAATTTGTCAACGAAGAGATGAAAG GATACCGATTGTACACTGTGGTGCCTCGACTTCTTGAGCTCATTGATAACACGACCAACTGGTACATCAGATTCAACCGACGTAGGTTGAAGGGAGAGAATGGACTGAATGATACCCTGCATGCGCTCAACGCTTTGTTTGATGTTCTCTTCACTTTGTGCAGAGGACTGGCTCCCTTCACCCCTTTCCTGTCCGATACCATCTACCAGAAGCTCCTCCCACATATTCCGAAGGAGTTGCAGGCCGAGGACCCTCGAAGTGTTCACTTCCTGCCTTTCCCGGAAGTCAAGGAAGAGCTATTCGACGCCGAAGTTGAGCGACGTGTATCAAGAATGCAGCGGGTCATCGAGCTGGCTCGTGTCTCCCGTGAGCGCAGAACCATTGGTCTCAAGACACCACTTCGAACCTTGGTTGTCATTCACCATGACAACCAGTACCTTGAGGATATCAAGTCACTTGAATCCTACATCACTGAAGAATTGAATGTTCGAGATTTGGTGCTCTCTTCGGATGAGGCCAAGTACAATGTCCAGTATAGCGTGACCGCTGATTGGCCCGTTCTTGGtaagaagctcaagaaggACATGGCTCGAGTCAAGAAGGCCTTGCCTACCTTGACTAGCGAGCAAGCCCAGAGCTATCTCAATGACAAGAAGATCCTTGTTGATGGCATCCCCTTGGAAGAAGGCGACCTTGTTGTGCGCAGAAGTGTaaaggaggatgaggcctccaagaagctggaaatCAACACGGACGGCGCATTATTAACCATTTTGGATTCTGAGATATACCCGGAGCTGGCCCAAGAAGGATTGGCCAGAGAGATTGTCAACCGAGTGCAGCGTCTGCGCAAGAAGGCAGGCCTGCAACCCACTGATGATGTCAAGATGGAGTACCAGGTTGTGTCTGACCCTGAGAACCTTGGACTGGCAGATGTGATGGTATCACAGACAGCTACTTTTGAGAAGGTGCTTCGACGACCTGTGGAGAAGCGCGAGGAGGGGGCTACTGGCGAGCTCAttgcggaagaagagcaagagattCAACAGGCCATTCTGTTGCTTCGTCTTGTAAAATTGTaa
- a CDS encoding uncharacterized protein (BUSCO:EOG092D2OSF) has translation MSFLFGRGRSRAAADLPRQAREHILKLESPNGVSKAEELARVLNQMKVALQGTQETESSPEQIYQLVTALIDEDLLLLLATNLYRLPFESRKDTQVIFSYVFRFRPAAAAPKSDPIALSYVVCNRPQVLVELCRAYDHKESATPAGSVLRELLKNEAAAAIILYDDGDEPGSSCKGLAAIDRNRPQSGRGVFWRFFDWINKSSFEVAADAFTTFRELLTRHKDLIPKYLSTNFDLFFDKYNNTLVQSNSYVTKRQSIKLLGELLLDRSNYSVMTAYVDSGEHLKICMNLLRDDRKMVQYEGFHVFKVFVANPHKSIAVQKILLMNREKLLTFLAHFLEDRTDDEQFIDEREFLIKQIRNMPSTPVVSQRSVSAS, from the exons ATGTCTTTCTTGTTCGGGAGAGGCAGATCGCGGGCTGCGGCCGATCTCCCTAGGCAAGCCCGAGAGCATATCCTCAAGCTTGAAAGCCCTAACGGGGTCTCCAAG GCCGAAGAGCTTGCTCGCGTGCTCAACCAGATGAAGGTCGCTCTCCAAGGCACTCAAG AAACTGAGAGCTCACCCGAGCAGATCTATCAGCTCGTCACCGCTTTGATAGACGAGgacctgctcctcctcctcgccaccAACCTCTATCGCCTACCGTTTGAATCGCGAAAGGATACCCAAGTCATCTTCTCCTATGTGTTTCGCTTCCGGcccgcggcggcagctccaaaAAGCGACCCCATCGCTCTATCATACGTGGTGTGCAACAGGCCACAAGTTCTAGTCGAGCTCTGTCGCGCCTACGACCACAAAGAGAGCGCCACTCCCGCGGGATCGGTCCTTCGAGAGCTTCTCAAAAACGAAGCTGCGGCGGCCATCATCCTatacgacgacggcgatgaaCCGGGATCCAGCTGCAAGGGACTCGCCGCTATTGACCGCAACCGACCCCAGAGCGGCCGCGGCGTCTTCTGGAGATTTTTCGACTGGATCAACAAGAGCTCCTTTGAAGTTGCTGCGGATGCCTTTACGACCTTTCGG GAGCTCTTGACGCGGCACAAGGACTTGATTCCGAAATATCTCTCCACCAACTTCGACCTCTTCTTTGATAAATACAACAACACCCTAGTGCAGTCGAACAGCTATGTCACCAAACGACAGTCTATCAAACTCCTTGGCGAACTCCTGCTGGACCGGTCCAACTACAGCGTCATGACGGCGTACGTCGACAGCGGCGAGCACCTGAAAATATGCATGAACCTTCTCCGAGACGACAGGAAAATGGTCCAGTACGAAGGATTCCACGTGTTCAAGGTGTTCGTTGCGAATCCTCATAAATCCATCGCCGTTCAAAAGATATTGCTCATGAACCGCGAGAAACTTTTGACCTTCCTAGCGCATTTCCTCGAGGATCGAACTGATGACGAACAATTTATTGATGAACGAGAATTTTTGATTAAGCAAATTCGTAATATGCCATCGACCCCTGTGGTCTCTCAACGCTCCGTTAGCGCATCATAG
- a CDS encoding uncharacterized protein (BUSCO:EOG092D383L), with translation MQSQYRAYAQQAPQRSPHPPNQRRGGIGPMMSSGPHPSVPLTQAQIAQQQQAQAHASELAKRRSRKPTDKNIPDGVEDCIIDPDGVKRYVELREIERLIDATITRKRLDVLDDAKRSSKLRKTLRIWISNTTEDQIWQGESLNADSFDFTPAMEASYRVKIEGYLLDEDDSTVDQPKSDRPEDKPAGTETNQKKHRFSHFFQSISIDFDHSRFRNGAEHTVEWRRPEGSQNQAASAASADGDFDEFTFKRNGDENINITVKLQRHESPERYQLSPELAQVVDMTEATQHEAVMALWEYIRLSGLQEDEERRNFRCDPYLKKVIGRDSGIIPMLSEYVMPHLRPLPPISLQYTIRVDEEFHRNPQPTVYDVQVLVEDPAKSNLRPILNNPQYASTLKQVTALDEQLARLVQAISMSKAKHSFFTSLSEDPANFVKSWLSSQKRDLEIIMGEAASDAENVAGDEWRRGGNNSVWNSQNARESVNVLLSRQR, from the exons ATGCAGTCACAATACCGCGCGTATGCCCAGCAGGCACCACAGCGGTCGCCGCATCCTCCAAACCAGCGGCGGGGAGGGATTG GACCCATGATGTCGTCTGGACCGCATCCTTCTGTTCCTCTGACACAGGCGCAGATTGcgcaacaacaacaagcaCAGGCCCACGCTAGCGAATTGGCGAAGCGAAGGAGCCGCAAGCCGACAGACAAGAATATTCCCGATGGCGTGGAGGATTGTATCATCGATCCCGATGGTGTCAAGCGATATGTCGAGTTGAGAGAGATTGAGAGGTTGATTGACGCTACAATAACGCGAAAGAGACTGGATGTGCTTGATGATGCAAAGCGAAGCTCAAAG TTGCGGAAAACGCTGCGAATCTGGATTAGCAACACTACCGAAGATCAGATCTGGCAGGGAGAGAGTCTCAATGCGGATTCCTTTGACTTCACTCCGGCTATGGAGGCATCCTACCGCGTGAAGATCGAGGGTTACCTTTTAGATGAAGACGATAGCACGGTCGACCAACCGAAGAGCGATCGGCCAGAGGACAAACCCGCCGGCACAGAGACGAATCAAAAGAAGCACCGATTTTCGCACTTCTTCCAATCCATTTCTATAGATTTTGACCACTCCCGGTTCCGGAATGGTGCTGAACACACGGTAGAATGGAGGAGACCAGAAGGCTCGCAAAACCAAGCAGCCTCTGCTGCGTCAGCCGATGGCGACTTTGACGAATTTACTTTTAAGCGTAATGGCGACGAGAATATCAACATCACGGTCAAGCTACAGAGACACGAGTCGCCCGAGCGATACCAGCTAAGCCCTGAGCTGGCGCAAGTCGTTGATATGACCGAAGCGACGCAACACGAGGCTGTTATGGCCCTATGGGAATATATAAGGCTCTCAGGGCTgcaagaggatgaagaaagacGCAACTTTCGATGCGACCCCTATTTGAAAAAG GTCATTGGACGAGATTCTGGTATTATACCAATGCTCAGTGAATACGTTATGCCACACCTTCGCCCCTTGCCTCCAATATCTCTCCAATACACAATTCGAGTGGACGAGGAGTTTCACAGAAATCCCCAGCCTACTGTCTATGACGTCCAGGTATTGGTGGAGGATCCAGCCAAGTCCAACTTGCGCCCGATATTGAATAACCCCCAATACGCATCCACATTGAAGCAGGTTACCGCGCTAGATGAGCAGCTGGCAAGGCTTGTGCAAGCAATTTCCATGTCCAAAGCCAAGCATTCATTCTTCACATCGCTGAGCGAAGACCCAGCTAACTTTGTTAAGAGCTGGCTCAGCTCACAAAAACGAGACCTTGAGATCATCatgggagaagcagcaagcgATGCTGAAAACGTTGCTGGGGATGAATGGCGGCGGGGCGGGAACAACAGTGTGTGGAACAGCCAGAACGCCAGGGAGAGTGTCAACGTTTTACTCTCCAGGCAACGATGA
- a CDS encoding uncharacterized protein (SECRETED:SignalP(1-27)~CAZy:GH18) codes for MLGFLGKSVALLAALQATLISASPVTANDVSVEKRASGYANAVYFTNWGIYGRNFQPQNLVASDITHVIYSFMNFQADGTVVSGDAYADYQKHYDDDSWNDVGNNAYGCVKQLFKLKKANRNLKVMLSIGGWTWSTNFPSAASTDANRKNFAKTAITFMKDWGFDGIDVDWEYPADDTQATNMVLLLKEIRSQLDAYAAQYAPGYHFLLSIAAPAGPEHYSFLHMSDLGQVLDYVNLMAYDYAGSWSSYSGHDANLFANPSNPNSSPYNTDQAIKDYIKGGVPASKIVLGMPIYGRAFESTGGIGQTYSGIGSGSWENGIWDYKVLPKAGATVQYDSVAQAYYSYDPSSKELISFDTPDMINTKVSYLKNLGLGGSMFWEASADKTGSDSLIGTSHRALGSLDSTQNLLSYPNSQYDNIRSGLN; via the exons ATGTTGGGCTTCCTCGGAAAATCCGTGGCCCTGCTTGCTGCGCTGCAGGCCACTCTCATTTCTGCATCTCCTGTAACTGCAAACGACGTCTCTGTTGAGAAGAGAGCCAGTGGATACGCAAACGCCGTCTACTTCACCAACTG GGGTATTTACGGCCGCAACTTCCAGCCTCAGAACCTGGTCGCGTCGGACATCACTCATGTCATCTACTCGTTCATGAACTTCCAAGCAGACGGCACTGT CGTCTCTGGAGATGCCTACGCCGATTATCAGAAGCACTATGACGACGATT CTTGGAACGACGTCGGTAACAATGCGTACGGCTGTGTGAAGCAGCTGttcaagctgaagaaggccaaCCGCAACTTGAAGGTTATGCTTTCCATCGGTGGCTGGACCTGGTCCACCAACTTTCCTTCTGCAGCAAGCACCGATGCCAACCGCAAGAACTTTGCCAAGACTGCCATCACCTTCATGAAGGACTGGGGTTTCGATGGTATTGACGTCGATTGGGAGTACCCCGCCGATGATACCCAGGCCACCAACATGGTTCTTCTGCTCAAGGAGATCCGATCTCAGCTAGATGCCTATGCTGCGCAATACGCTCCGGGCTACCacttccttctttccattgCTGCCCCCGCTGGCCCAGAGCACTACTCTTTCCTGCACATGTCCGACCTTGGCCAAGTTCTCGACTATGTCAACCTCATGGCCTACGACTATGCTGGTTCTTGGAGCAGCTACTCCGGACACGATGCCAACTTGTTTGCCAACCCGTCCAACCCCAACTCTTCACCATACAACACCGATCAAGCTATCAAGGACTATATCAAGGGAGGTGTTCCCGCAAGCAAGATCGTTCTTGGCATGCCCATCTACGGACGAGCTTTTGAGAGCACCGGTGGCATTGGCCAGACCTACAGTGGAATTGGATCTGGAAGCTGGGAGAACGGTATTTGGGACTACAAGGTTCTTCCCAAGGCCGGCGCCACAGTCCAGTATGACTCTGTCGCACAGGCATACTACAGCTATGACCCCAGCAGCAAGGAGCTCATCTCTTTCGATACCCCTGACATGATCAACACCAAGGTCTCTTACCTCAAGAACCTCGGCCTGGGAGGCAGCATGTTCTGGGAAGCTTCTGCTGACAAGACTGGCTCTGACTCCTTGATCGGAACAAGCCACAGAGCTTTGGGAAGCCTAGACTCCACTCAGAACTTGCTGAGCTACCCCAACTCCCAGTATGATAACATCCGAAGCGGTCTCAACTAG
- a CDS encoding uncharacterized protein (TransMembrane:1 (o240-257i)): MSNPSQLFLLADHIKLSLLEWQRAQNLDPDDNSHNSDVSRSFDQLRNGIASLEQESARLQEAGDEVASQAITESLPGLHKQFDELISQYHSLAGSSSQEPGEEADELSSSANRSARKPKSVRFSENPPSPTQELFGRYRDDPNASSESLGYSDNAAGLSNQQIHAYHSQILQEQDDHLDRLGESIGRQRELSMRIGDELESHMAILEEVDEATDRHSSRLDRAKKALGRVAKSASDNKQLAIIFALIVILVLLIAILK, encoded by the exons ATGTCTAACCCGTCGCAGCTCTTCTTACTGGCTGATCATATAAAGCTATCGCTGCTCGAGTGGCAGCGTGCTCAAAATCTCGATCCCGACGACAACTCCCATAACAGCGACGTCTCGCGCTCGTTCGATCAGCTGCGTAATGGTATTGCTTCGCTAGAACAAGAGAGCGCTCGCCTCCAGGAAGCCGGCGATGAAGT GGCCTCCCAAGCCATTACTGAATCTCTTCCGGGACTGCATAAACAGTTTGACGAGTTAATATCTCAGTACCATTCGCTTGCCGGCTCATCGTCTCAAGAGCCcggcgaagaagcagatgagCTCTCGTCATCCGCCAATCGATCTGCTCGTAAACCCAAATCCGTACGATTCAGCGAAAACCCTCCATCACCAACTCAGGAACTATTCGGCCGCTACCGCGATGACCCGAACGCCTCTTCCGAATCTCTCGGATACAGTGACAATGCCGCTGGATTATCCAACCAACAAATACACGCATATCATTCACAAATATTACAAGAGCAAGATGATCACCTTGACCGCCTAGGAGAGTCCATAGGGCGGCAGCGAGAACTCAGTATGCGAATTGGCGATGAACTAGAAAGTCACATGGCCATTTTGGAAGAGGTTGACGAAGCTACTGATCGCCACTCTAGCCGATTAGATCGAGCTAAGAAGGCTCTAGGAAGAGTTGCGAAAAGTGCTTCGGATAACAAGCAATTAGCGATTATTTTCGCTCTCATCGTTATTCTTGTGCTGCTAATCGCTATTTTGAAATGA